In Xylanibacter ruminicola 23, a single genomic region encodes these proteins:
- a CDS encoding shikimate dehydrogenase family protein, which produces MDKYGLIGYPLGHSFSISYFNQKFADEGINAKYENFEIPTIDELPEIIDRNPNLKGLNVTIPYKEKVIPFLDSISPEARAIGAVNVIRVVHEKNKTLLKGYNSDVIGFTQSIESMLDPKWHKKALILGTGGASKAINFGLKSLGIEPVFVSRYERPDTIQYNQITPEVIKEYNVIVNCTPLGMYPKTDECPDLPYEAMNSHTILYDLIYNPDQTLFMRKGAKYGAEVKNGLEMLLLQAFASWEFWHEK; this is translated from the coding sequence ATGGACAAGTACGGACTTATCGGTTACCCCTTGGGACATTCGTTCTCCATCAGCTACTTCAACCAGAAGTTTGCCGACGAAGGCATCAATGCCAAGTACGAGAACTTTGAGATTCCCACGATTGATGAACTCCCCGAGATCATCGACCGCAATCCCAACCTTAAAGGTCTCAACGTCACCATCCCTTACAAAGAGAAGGTGATTCCTTTCCTCGACAGCATTTCGCCCGAGGCACGTGCCATCGGCGCTGTCAATGTGATCCGTGTGGTCCATGAGAAGAATAAAACGCTGCTCAAGGGCTATAACAGCGATGTCATCGGGTTTACCCAGAGCATCGAGAGCATGCTCGACCCCAAGTGGCACAAAAAAGCCCTTATCCTGGGCACCGGCGGCGCCTCAAAGGCCATCAACTTCGGTCTCAAGTCGTTAGGCATCGAGCCCGTGTTCGTCAGCCGTTACGAGCGCCCCGACACCATCCAGTACAATCAGATTACCCCCGAGGTTATCAAGGAGTACAACGTCATTGTTAACTGCACGCCATTAGGCATGTACCCCAAAACCGACGAGTGCCCCGATCTGCCTTACGAGGCAATGAACTCGCACACCATCCTTTACGACCTCATTTATAACCCCGACCAAACCCTGTTCATGCGCAAGGGCGCCAAGTACGGTGCCGAGGTTAAGAACGGCCTCGAGATGCTCCTGCTCCAAGCCTTCGCCAGCTGGGAATTTTGGCACGAAAAATAG
- the ubiE gene encoding bifunctional demethylmenaquinone methyltransferase/2-methoxy-6-polyprenyl-1,4-benzoquinol methylase UbiE, producing the protein MYDQEKIKPYGEGEKASQVEQMFDNIAPTYDKLNHRLSWDIDKGWRRKAIKALAPFKPQSLLDIATGTGDFAILATQMLQPTRVVGADISEGMMEIGRQKVKALGLDSIVTFEKEDCLHLSYNSDTFDAVTAAFGIRNFADLDAGLREMYRVLKPGGHLSIVELTTPVKFPMKQLFHIYSHTVLPVYGRLISRDTSAYSYLTKTIEAFPQGERMVDILMKAGFAEASFRRLTFGICTMYFATK; encoded by the coding sequence ATGTACGATCAGGAGAAGATAAAGCCATACGGCGAAGGTGAAAAAGCGTCGCAGGTAGAGCAGATGTTTGATAACATCGCCCCTACCTACGACAAGCTTAACCACCGTTTGTCGTGGGACATCGATAAGGGTTGGCGCCGCAAGGCCATCAAGGCTTTGGCGCCTTTCAAGCCCCAGTCGCTGCTCGATATAGCCACAGGCACAGGCGACTTCGCCATCCTAGCCACCCAGATGCTGCAGCCCACCCGCGTGGTAGGTGCCGACATCAGCGAGGGCATGATGGAGATAGGCCGACAGAAGGTAAAGGCACTCGGACTCGACAGCATCGTAACGTTCGAGAAAGAGGATTGCCTACACCTATCCTATAATAGCGATACCTTCGACGCCGTTACCGCCGCATTCGGCATCCGCAACTTTGCCGACCTCGATGCCGGTCTTCGCGAAATGTATCGCGTGCTTAAGCCCGGTGGCCATCTCAGCATCGTCGAACTTACCACACCTGTTAAGTTCCCCATGAAGCAGCTGTTCCACATCTACTCGCACACCGTGCTCCCCGTTTATGGCCGACTGATCTCGCGCGACACCAGCGCCTACTCCTATCTCACAAAAACCATCGAGGCTTTCCCCCAGGGCGAGCGCATGGTAGATATTCTGATGAAGGCAGGATTTGCCGAGGCCTCGTTCCGCAGGCTCACCTTCGGCATCTGCACCATGTATTTTGCAACTAAATAA
- a CDS encoding helix-turn-helix domain-containing protein — protein MNVTSDVTSNVVSDVTSNVVSDVSSSVGSLSVVQLTDRQKKIRELILKDSFISAQQMSVVLSVVTRTIWRDLADLQKKGVLIREGNTSAGHWLWVGPIVDNK, from the coding sequence ATGAATGTCACTAGTGATGTCACTAGTAATGTCGTAAGTGATGTCACTAGTAATGTCGTAAGTGATGTCAGTAGTTCTGTCGGTAGTTTGTCGGTAGTGCAACTTACTGATAGACAGAAGAAAATACGCGAATTGATACTGAAGGATTCTTTTATTTCAGCACAGCAAATGTCAGTAGTTCTGTCAGTAGTTACACGAACTATATGGCGTGATCTTGCAGACTTGCAAAAGAAGGGGGTTTTGATTCGTGAGGGCAACACAAGTGCTGGTCATTGGCTTTGGGTTGGTCCTATAGTAGATAATAAATAA
- a CDS encoding PhoH family protein, translating into MIEKHIVLEDIDPVIFYGVGNGHLQMIRSLYPKLRIMARDNVIRVLGDEEQMAAFEESVEKLRAHVLRFNSLGDEDILDIIKGKRTRDDVPDGVVVYSMSGRPIKARTPNQQRLIEAYNHNDMVFAVGPAGTGKTYLSIALAVKALKDKTAKKIILSRPAVEAGEKLGFLPGDMKDKIDPYLQPLYDALEDMLPQVKLQDMMEKNIIQIAPLAFMRGRTLNDAIVILDEAQNTTPAQIRMFLTRMGWNTKMIITGDMTQIDLPHSQKSGLIEALHILNNVEGIGIVNLQRDDIVRHKLVTRIVNAYEEFDKEMKGEIPNK; encoded by the coding sequence TTGATAGAGAAACATATCGTATTAGAAGACATTGACCCCGTGATATTCTATGGGGTTGGCAACGGGCACTTACAGATGATTCGCTCGTTATACCCCAAACTGCGCATCATGGCCCGCGACAATGTGATTCGCGTTTTGGGCGACGAGGAACAAATGGCAGCTTTCGAGGAAAGTGTTGAAAAGCTGCGCGCCCATGTACTCCGTTTTAATTCGCTTGGCGACGAGGACATCCTCGATATCATAAAAGGTAAGCGCACGCGCGATGATGTGCCCGATGGCGTTGTGGTTTATTCCATGTCGGGCCGCCCCATCAAGGCGCGAACGCCCAACCAGCAGCGACTCATCGAGGCTTACAACCATAACGACATGGTGTTTGCCGTTGGCCCAGCTGGTACCGGAAAAACATACCTCTCCATAGCCCTTGCCGTTAAAGCCCTGAAAGACAAAACCGCCAAAAAGATTATCCTCTCGCGACCAGCTGTAGAAGCTGGCGAGAAACTCGGATTCCTACCTGGCGACATGAAGGATAAAATCGACCCCTATCTGCAGCCCCTTTACGATGCCCTCGAGGACATGCTGCCTCAGGTAAAGCTGCAGGATATGATGGAGAAGAACATCATTCAGATTGCCCCCTTGGCATTTATGCGCGGTCGCACGCTGAACGATGCTATCGTGATTCTCGACGAGGCGCAGAACACCACGCCCGCCCAGATACGCATGTTCCTCACCCGTATGGGCTGGAACACCAAGATGATTATTACAGGCGACATGACGCAGATCGACCTGCCCCACTCGCAAAAGAGCGGACTCATCGAGGCCCTGCATATATTAAATAATGTAGAGGGCATTGGTATCGTTAATCTGCAGCGCGATGATATCGTTCGCCACAAACTCGTAACCCGCATCGTCAACGCCTACGAGGAGTTTGATAAAGAGATGAAGGGCGAAATACCAAACAAGTGA
- a CDS encoding neutral zinc metallopeptidase: MRLDGRRESSNVEDRRGMSGGAKAGIGGIGGIILIALFTFLQGGNVGDVVQNVVQQGLQMQAPTETVGEENFTEEEQELASDCKKILASTEEVWAKVFEENGWGEYQYPTLVLFSNQVNSACGSATAAVGPFYCSGDQKLYVDLSFFTQMKRQLGVEGNTFAYAYVIAHEIGHHIEYLTGTLNKAHSAMNQTDKVSANQISVRLELLADYYAGVWAHYEDAMNHSMEYGDLEKGLELAKAIGDDWLQKKAQGRATPESFTHGTSDQRKRWLKRGFETGDMRTTTFAVQNYNDL; the protein is encoded by the coding sequence ATGAGATTAGACGGACGAAGAGAAAGCTCGAATGTTGAGGATCGCCGCGGTATGAGCGGTGGTGCTAAGGCTGGTATCGGAGGTATTGGCGGTATTATTCTGATTGCTCTGTTTACCTTTCTGCAAGGTGGAAACGTGGGCGATGTCGTACAGAATGTGGTGCAGCAAGGCTTACAGATGCAGGCGCCTACCGAGACCGTTGGTGAGGAGAATTTTACTGAGGAGGAACAGGAACTGGCCTCGGACTGTAAGAAGATTCTGGCTAGTACCGAGGAGGTATGGGCCAAGGTGTTCGAGGAGAATGGCTGGGGCGAATATCAGTACCCCACGCTGGTGCTGTTCAGTAATCAGGTAAACTCGGCTTGCGGCTCGGCTACAGCTGCGGTGGGTCCGTTCTACTGCTCGGGCGACCAGAAACTGTATGTCGATCTCTCGTTCTTTACCCAGATGAAACGTCAGTTGGGTGTTGAGGGTAACACCTTTGCCTACGCGTATGTGATAGCCCACGAGATTGGTCACCATATTGAGTACCTGACGGGTACACTGAACAAGGCGCATTCGGCTATGAACCAGACAGATAAGGTGAGTGCCAACCAGATAAGCGTGCGCTTGGAGCTGTTGGCCGATTACTATGCCGGCGTGTGGGCGCATTACGAGGATGCGATGAACCACTCGATGGAGTACGGCGATTTAGAAAAGGGCTTGGAACTGGCTAAGGCTATCGGCGACGACTGGTTGCAGAAGAAGGCTCAGGGCCGTGCAACACCCGAATCGTTTACCCACGGCACCAGCGATCAGCGTAAGCGCTGGCTGAAGCGTGGCTTCGAGACTGGCGACATGCGCACCACAACCTTCGCTGTACAGAATTACAACGATCTATAA
- a CDS encoding GH25 family lysozyme, whose protein sequence is MKKVLISIITPFVLLLASTYFLRQPTHPGMQLSADMQNTLAAEADTLPNDSMPDFGDEFEYYFDRHNVMDEGYEMVAAFANGKRLQIEPAQRLTVWNVGNWRNRTHEGTTLALDSAGFTIVATYQADTIKTGLRIDSLGTYQGDFRGTKANGHGAYIADGSYFEGHWTDDKRDGFGIQLLTPTDGEPRLQVGEWKKNRFWGERMKYTSERIYGIDIARYQHGKGRHKSPILWDKLSISFLGKKNHKNVHGKANYPISFIFIKSTEGVTVTNKFYADDYAKARKHGIPIGAYHFFSLKTSGAAQAKHFIKHTKFQKGDLPPVLDVEPSDAQIRAAGGAEKMFQQIRIWCRMVKARCGVTPILYINQMFINKYFGMVPDIKRDYDVWIARYGEYKPDVRLAFWQLCPDGRVNGIRGDVDINVFNGYKSQFDEFVANKSIK, encoded by the coding sequence ATGAAAAAGGTATTAATATCTATTATAACACCCTTTGTTCTGCTGTTGGCATCAACCTACTTTCTGAGGCAACCCACGCATCCCGGCATGCAACTAAGTGCCGATATGCAGAACACACTTGCCGCCGAGGCCGACACCCTGCCCAACGACTCTATGCCCGATTTTGGCGACGAATTTGAGTATTACTTCGACCGTCACAACGTGATGGACGAGGGCTATGAGATGGTGGCAGCCTTTGCCAACGGTAAGCGCCTGCAGATTGAACCTGCCCAGCGACTAACCGTTTGGAACGTGGGCAACTGGCGCAACCGTACCCACGAGGGCACCACGCTGGCTTTAGACTCGGCTGGTTTTACCATCGTGGCCACTTATCAGGCCGACACCATCAAAACGGGTTTGCGTATCGACAGCTTAGGAACTTACCAAGGCGACTTCAGAGGTACCAAAGCCAACGGTCATGGTGCTTACATAGCCGATGGCAGCTATTTCGAGGGTCACTGGACCGATGATAAGCGCGACGGATTCGGCATTCAACTGCTCACCCCTACCGATGGCGAGCCACGCCTGCAGGTGGGCGAATGGAAGAAGAACCGATTCTGGGGCGAACGCATGAAGTACACCTCCGAGCGCATCTACGGCATTGATATCGCCCGCTACCAGCACGGCAAGGGGCGCCACAAATCACCCATCCTTTGGGATAAGCTCAGCATCAGCTTCTTAGGCAAGAAAAACCACAAGAATGTGCACGGCAAGGCCAACTACCCCATCTCGTTTATCTTTATCAAGAGTACCGAGGGCGTTACCGTAACCAATAAGTTCTATGCCGACGATTACGCCAAGGCACGCAAACATGGTATCCCCATCGGCGCCTACCACTTCTTCTCGCTCAAAACATCGGGTGCCGCCCAGGCCAAGCATTTCATCAAGCACACCAAGTTCCAGAAGGGCGACCTGCCCCCAGTGCTCGATGTAGAGCCCAGCGACGCACAGATACGTGCTGCAGGCGGTGCCGAGAAGATGTTCCAGCAGATACGTATCTGGTGCAGGATGGTTAAGGCCCGTTGCGGCGTAACACCTATCTTATATATAAACCAGATGTTTATCAATAAATATTTTGGTATGGTGCCCGACATTAAGCGCGACTACGACGTGTGGATTGCCCGCTACGGCGAGTACAAGCCCGATGTGCGCCTGGCCTTCTGGCAACTGTGCCCCGATGGCCGTGTAAACGGTATTCGTGGCGATGTAGATATCAATGTGTTTAACGGCTATAAGAGTCAGTTCGACGAGTTCGTAGCCAACAAAAGCATAAAATAA
- a CDS encoding AIR synthase-related protein, with protein MDNRYMMRGVSAAKEDVHNAIKNIDKGIFPQAFCKIIPDILGGDPEYCNIMHADGAGTKSALAYMYWKETGDLSVWKGIAQDAIVMNTDDLLCVGAVDNILVSSTIGRNKMLIPGEVISAVINGTDELLAELREMGIGIYPTGGETADVGDLVRTIIVDSTVTCRMKRADVIDNANIRPGDVIVGLSSTGQATYEKRYNGGMGSNGLTSARHDVFAKYLAENYPESFDHAVPDELVYSGKYKLTDAVEGSPVNAGQLVLSPTRTYAPVIKKLLDELRPEIHGMVHCTGGAQTKVLHFVNDNCRVVKDNMFPVPPLFRAIHECSGTDWKEMYQVFNMGHRMEIYVRPEVADQVIALSKSFNIDAQVVGHIEEGKKSLNIKSEFGTFDYE; from the coding sequence ATGGATAATAGATATATGATGCGAGGCGTGAGTGCTGCCAAGGAGGATGTGCACAACGCTATCAAAAACATTGACAAGGGAATCTTCCCACAGGCCTTCTGTAAGATTATCCCCGACATCTTAGGGGGCGACCCAGAGTATTGTAACATCATGCATGCCGATGGCGCTGGCACCAAGTCGGCCCTCGCCTACATGTATTGGAAAGAAACTGGCGACCTCTCAGTATGGAAAGGTATCGCTCAGGATGCCATCGTGATGAATACCGACGACCTGCTTTGCGTGGGCGCCGTAGATAACATCCTGGTATCAAGCACCATCGGTCGTAACAAGATGTTGATTCCTGGCGAGGTTATCTCAGCCGTTATCAATGGTACCGACGAGCTGCTGGCCGAACTCCGCGAAATGGGTATCGGCATCTACCCCACTGGTGGCGAGACTGCCGATGTAGGCGACCTGGTTCGCACCATCATCGTAGATAGCACTGTTACCTGCCGCATGAAGCGTGCCGACGTGATCGATAATGCCAACATCCGCCCAGGCGATGTCATCGTTGGTTTGTCGTCAACCGGTCAGGCCACTTACGAGAAGCGCTACAACGGTGGTATGGGTTCAAACGGTCTTACCTCAGCCCGTCACGATGTGTTTGCCAAGTATCTCGCCGAGAACTATCCCGAGAGCTTCGATCACGCTGTCCCTGACGAGCTCGTGTATAGCGGTAAGTACAAGCTTACCGATGCCGTCGAAGGTTCGCCCGTTAATGCCGGTCAGCTCGTGCTCTCACCCACCCGCACCTACGCACCAGTTATCAAGAAACTGCTCGACGAGCTCCGTCCCGAAATCCACGGTATGGTACACTGCACAGGCGGCGCCCAGACCAAGGTGCTCCACTTCGTGAACGACAACTGCCGCGTCGTCAAGGACAACATGTTCCCTGTACCCCCATTGTTCCGTGCCATCCACGAGTGCTCAGGTACCGATTGGAAGGAGATGTACCAGGTATTCAACATGGGTCACCGCATGGAAATCTACGTACGTCCCGAGGTTGCCGATCAGGTCATCGCCCTCTCAAAGAGCTTCAACATCGATGCTCAGGTAGTAGGACATATCGAGGAAGGCAAGAAGAGCCTCAACATCAAGAGCGAGTTCGGTACATTCGATTACGAGTAA
- a CDS encoding phosphoribosylaminoimidazolesuccinocarboxamide synthase, with protein MKALTKTDFKFAGQKSVYHGKVRDVYNINDDLMVMVATDRISAFDVVLPKGIPFKGQVLNQIAAKFLDATTDICPNWKLATPDPMVTVGLKCEGFRVEMIIRSILTGSAWREYKNGCRELCGVKLPDGMKENERFPEPIITPTTKADEGHDMNISKEEIIAQGIVSAEDYAIMEDYTRKIFARGQEIAAKRGLILVDTKYEFGKRDGKVYLIDEIHTPDSSRYFYADGYEEKLAKGEPQRQLSKEFVRQWLIEHDFMNEPGQTMPEITDEYAESVSERYIELYEHIVGEKFERENSDEDIAQRIEKNVSEWLAAFKSR; from the coding sequence ATGAAAGCATTAACTAAGACGGACTTTAAGTTCGCAGGTCAGAAGAGCGTTTATCACGGCAAGGTTCGTGACGTTTACAACATTAACGACGATCTGATGGTGATGGTAGCCACCGATCGTATCTCAGCATTCGACGTAGTACTGCCCAAGGGAATCCCCTTCAAGGGTCAGGTGCTCAATCAGATTGCAGCCAAGTTCCTCGATGCCACTACCGACATCTGCCCCAACTGGAAGCTGGCTACCCCCGATCCCATGGTAACCGTTGGTCTGAAGTGCGAGGGTTTCCGTGTTGAGATGATTATCCGTAGCATCCTTACCGGTTCGGCTTGGCGCGAGTACAAGAATGGCTGCCGCGAACTGTGTGGTGTGAAGCTGCCCGACGGCATGAAGGAGAACGAGCGTTTCCCCGAGCCCATCATCACCCCAACAACCAAGGCCGATGAGGGTCACGACATGAACATCTCGAAGGAAGAGATTATCGCTCAGGGCATCGTATCTGCCGAGGACTATGCCATCATGGAGGACTACACCCGTAAGATCTTCGCTCGCGGACAGGAGATTGCCGCCAAGCGCGGACTGATCCTCGTTGATACCAAGTACGAGTTTGGTAAGCGCGATGGTAAGGTTTACCTCATCGACGAGATCCACACCCCCGACTCAAGCCGTTATTTCTATGCTGATGGTTACGAGGAGAAGCTTGCCAAGGGCGAGCCCCAGCGCCAGCTCTCTAAGGAGTTCGTTCGTCAGTGGCTCATCGAGCACGACTTCATGAACGAGCCCGGACAGACCATGCCCGAGATTACCGACGAGTATGCCGAGAGCGTATCAGAGCGTTACATCGAGCTGTACGAGCACATCGTAGGCGAGAAGTTTGAGCGCGAGAACAGCGACGAGGATATCGCCCAGCGCATCGAGAAGAACGTCAGCGAATGGCTCGCAGCTTTTAAGTCACGCTAA
- a CDS encoding metallophosphoesterase: protein MVNRNCNIVEYPRAKKIVVSGDIHGDFTQLVFKCCVQYEMTDTLIIVAGDCGFGFERPGYYEAVYNRCRDRLSKSNNWIVFIRGNHDNPAYFNRLPIKHQRWRTLCDYSVIKACGHTILCVGGATSIDRTLRMASNKFHLPNPNDPLLPNVYWSNELPEFNKEKLNKIDQQCAVDTIITHTSPSFCELSSHHFLESWAEHDVDLLDDVRYERQVMDDIYSYLYSKNHPLRYWYYGHFHESWHAEIDQVRYHMLDIMELREIL from the coding sequence ATAGTGAACAGAAACTGCAATATAGTAGAATACCCTCGCGCCAAGAAAATCGTAGTTAGTGGCGATATTCATGGTGATTTTACTCAGCTCGTATTTAAGTGCTGCGTACAGTATGAAATGACCGATACACTTATCATTGTAGCTGGTGATTGTGGATTCGGTTTTGAAAGGCCCGGCTATTATGAGGCTGTTTACAATCGTTGTCGCGACCGGCTTTCAAAATCCAATAACTGGATAGTTTTTATAAGAGGAAATCATGATAATCCAGCTTATTTTAATAGACTACCAATCAAACACCAACGCTGGCGTACGTTATGTGATTATTCGGTAATTAAGGCTTGTGGTCATACGATTCTTTGTGTAGGTGGTGCAACATCCATCGACAGAACTCTTCGTATGGCTTCTAATAAATTTCATTTGCCCAATCCAAATGATCCTCTTTTGCCAAATGTTTATTGGTCAAATGAACTCCCTGAATTTAACAAGGAGAAGCTTAATAAAATTGATCAGCAATGCGCTGTCGATACCATAATTACCCATACTTCACCATCGTTCTGTGAATTATCATCACACCATTTCTTGGAAAGCTGGGCTGAGCATGATGTAGATTTGTTGGACGACGTAAGGTATGAGCGCCAGGTGATGGACGATATCTATAGTTATCTTTATAGCAAGAATCATCCTTTAAGATATTGGTATTACGGACATTTCCATGAGAGCTGGCATGCCGAAATAGATCAGGTAAGATACCACATGCTCGATATAATGGAGTTAAGAGAGATTCTTTAA
- the rlmH gene encoding 23S rRNA (pseudouridine(1915)-N(3))-methyltransferase RlmH, whose translation MKTILILVGKTTDKHFQAGINDYVDRIGHYMPFELITIPELKNTKSLSEAQQKTTEGELILKQIQPSDTVVLLDEHGKEFRSIEFAKWLEQKRNTARRLVFVVGGPYGFSPEVYARANEQLSLSKMTFSHQMIRLVFTEQIYRACTIIKGEPYHHE comes from the coding sequence ATGAAGACTATCTTAATACTGGTTGGCAAGACCACCGACAAGCATTTCCAGGCGGGCATCAACGATTATGTAGATCGCATCGGACATTACATGCCTTTCGAGCTCATAACCATCCCCGAACTCAAAAACACCAAGAGCCTGTCGGAGGCACAGCAGAAAACCACCGAGGGCGAACTGATTCTGAAACAGATTCAGCCCAGCGACACCGTGGTGCTGCTCGACGAGCATGGTAAGGAGTTTCGTAGTATCGAGTTTGCCAAGTGGCTGGAGCAGAAACGCAATACGGCCCGCCGACTGGTATTCGTCGTAGGCGGACCGTATGGATTTTCTCCCGAGGTATATGCCCGTGCTAACGAGCAACTCTCGCTCTCAAAGATGACGTTCTCGCATCAGATGATTCGTTTGGTATTTACCGAGCAGATCTATCGTGCCTGCACCATCATCAAAGGCGAGCCCTATCATCACGAGTAA
- a CDS encoding DUF5715 family protein — MGIVAVLAVVRAEFPQLAEPRIAESHVEVNADSVAAAMPHTDFSATATAKKHKIYSVPSFKACFPDTQSVQLAAAMKWGVKRVKNREDAEKRKSELVYVGANPYVHIDKLYSSIPYLVPRAAVLLQDVGQAFFDSLYVKGIALHRPIVTSVLRTEADVTKLRRHNGNATENSCHLYGTTFDICYNRYETVQDPDGPARRAVRNDSLKYVLCEVLRDMREQGRCYIKYEVKQGCFHMTVR; from the coding sequence ATGGGCATTGTAGCGGTGCTTGCGGTGGTACGTGCCGAGTTTCCGCAGCTGGCTGAACCAAGAATTGCTGAGAGCCATGTAGAGGTGAATGCCGACAGTGTGGCAGCTGCGATGCCTCATACCGATTTCAGTGCTACAGCTACTGCTAAGAAGCATAAGATATACTCGGTGCCCAGCTTTAAGGCCTGCTTTCCTGATACCCAGTCGGTGCAGTTGGCTGCAGCGATGAAGTGGGGCGTGAAGCGTGTAAAGAACCGCGAGGATGCCGAGAAGCGTAAGAGCGAGCTGGTGTATGTGGGTGCCAACCCTTACGTGCATATCGACAAGCTGTACTCGAGTATTCCTTACCTGGTGCCCCGTGCGGCGGTGCTGCTGCAGGATGTCGGTCAGGCATTCTTCGACAGCTTGTATGTAAAGGGCATTGCCCTGCATCGCCCCATTGTTACCAGCGTGCTGCGTACCGAGGCCGATGTGACCAAGCTGCGCCGACATAACGGCAATGCTACCGAGAACTCGTGCCATCTGTATGGTACCACCTTCGACATCTGTTACAACCGCTACGAAACGGTTCAGGATCCTGATGGACCTGCGCGCAGGGCTGTGCGTAACGACAGCTTGAAATACGTGCTGTGCGAGGTGCTGCGCGATATGCGCGAACAGGGTCGCTGCTACATCAAATACGAGGTGAAGCAGGGGTGCTTTCATATGACGGTACGTTAA